A region of the Cannabis sativa cultivar Pink pepper isolate KNU-18-1 chromosome 3, ASM2916894v1, whole genome shotgun sequence genome:
CCTATTTAATGGAGTGTATCATAGATACCATATTCATCTACATGCGAGTCTACCACATTCATCTacatggagagagagagagagagagagagagagagagagagagagagagagagagagagagagaggttttaCTTGGGCAAGGTATATAGTAGAAGTAGAACAGTGGTATTCCGGTAATGATGTTGAGATGGGACCAATAATAGAGGAGAGCGTTAAACAGAGTAGCAGTAGCAGTGTGCCCCAAACTCCATGGAAGAGCTTTTGTAAGgatgtgtgtgtgtgagagggagagagagagagagagagaaaggatgAAACTTTTGCAGTTTAGAGCATTTATTTAATTGTAgcagagaaaaagaaaagctaAAAAGTTACTGATTGTACAGAAACCTCTTCACCATTATTTAATTCTTCAAAATGATTAGGCTTACACAAATTGTTGCTGTTTCACCTTCATCGTGTGtacaaagaaaataataataataatgaaaaaaaaaagtctgaAAATAGGGTAAAGATTCTTCCTTTTCCCATAGCAAATGAGGGTAGAAGACTGTACCTACCTTATATAAGTCAGAAGCCCAACTTCTAATTTATGTATACCCCATAAActgattttaattatgaaatataaatatacatgtattaattatatattcaccGTTTATAATTGTACCACGAGGTTTTCAAGAAAACTTACTAAAGTccaataattaggtatgtgcaTTCAATTCTTTATACTAAATCATAGGTTAGAGGGGTTGTGCTGTGTCTCCACCAAAATTTCGATAATTCATTTCCCTTACCTCCCTTACCTATATTTTGTGAATAGTCATATTTTGTATTTACAATTTCTTGTAATACTGGAAAATATTACAACTCATCTACCAAGGTACGTTCTCCagaaacaatggataatcatcctAACAATGTAACACATACATAAGATACATACAAATTTAATATCTTAATGTGGATCTGATTCATCTGAACCAAGAAAAAAGTAGTTAGGAAAGAATTTCATTTTGAAATACTCATAAGATAATACATTTCTtatgttattatttatagtaagaGAGAGATGAttatgaaagttttttttttttttttttttttgctacgaAGAGATGATTATGAAAGTTGAAATCACTTTCTGAATTAGAGGAAAAAACATACTGGCATTGGTCATAGCTATTACATTATTACATGATTGtttcatttttgtaattttataaaataagctCATATGCAAAATCGTCTTAAATTTGAAACTAAGTTAATCAATGTTGATGAGGTGTTTACTTCTGCACAAGTAGCTCTTGATTACTGGAATAAAACTCAagataaaatttcaaaattgtcaTCAATCTGTCTAGAAAGCATCGGTGATAGTGCTGAGTCATAGACTAGACCTGCAGAAAACACAATCAAGATTAATGTAGATACAACACTCTTTGATAGCAACGATAAGTATGGTTTCGGAATTGTTGCCCAAAACCATCTTGGTCACCTTATTGCAGCACGGGCCGGTTGCCATGGCAGAAGATATGCAGCTGAAGTCATTGAAGCCATGGGGATTAAAAAAGCTCTCAGTTAAGTAAAGACCAATAATTGGCAACATGTTCAAATTGAGACGGACAGTCTTGTTTCAGTACAAGCTATTCAAAACAACTAAGCAATGAGGTCCACTTTCGGCCTTATTATCAAAGACTGCCAACTTTTGTTATCTACCCCTCaaatgttaatttatttttcattagacGATCAGCAAACTGAGTAGCACATTATGTTGCTAGACAGTCTCGGTATCAATCTGATCGTAGCATTTCTGATATTTCTATTTCTCGTGAACTCTTACATCTTTTGTATTCAGAATGCTAAATTATTCAATAAAGTTGATATtgcatctcaaaaaaaaaagttaatcaatttttattttttttaaaaaaaaaattaaaaaataattaaatatgataaattaactagttaaaattataaaaatacatttattatatattattttttaaaaaaatatatataataattaaattaagttatataagTTTTTTAGTAAAACATATTATTACATTGTaacaaaaatgaataaatatattaaattattaaatgtaATAACAGTATTTAATATATTGTAtcactaaaaattaatatactgtcgtaataaaattatatcctACAAAAAAGTTTTAAcaatactatataaattaatactcaaaaaataaatatatcatacaaataaaattatatataccactattaaattatgtatacataccaaaatatttatatataataaaataaaaactaaatattatcttaaataaatgatatactatagacaacaaaaatcatataccaTAGAACGAAACATATATACCtacaatcaaaataaaataataatatattattaaaaacaaTTGTATAtaccatattaacaaaattatatacaattataaaataagtatattatacttacaaaattatatgtcacatttatatataataaaataaaaattaaacttgcatgatctaaaataaaatgatatattatacaataaaacttatataccatataacaaaaaaacatATATCTTACAatcgaaatatatatatatatatgtaataacaacaaataaaaataaaaatatatagaatgctaataaaattatatatcatgtcaacaaaagtaaaatagaaaatagaacttaaatactatttaaaaaaataatatgccgtataacaaaaaatacatataccatttaccaaaatatatataataataataaggggaattaccccatatactatttttttttaacttattttttttcaaatttacggtttgggtttctaaagtggttgcagcgctagttgcaatagggatttATGTACGATATTCTATTACAATTTAGGttacagcgctagttgcaataggggtttctatatagaatttcgtaaaaatacaaaaaaaaaactagtttaaagtgtaaaaatgaaaaggcccctaataataataataataataaaagtatatatattactaatatatatatatactgaccaaattatataccacaattaaaatacaccataaaaataaaattatataccactattatataatattttagaaactaactaaaaattatttaaaataaatagatatcataaaatatatagaaataataattaaatatatgtaacatgccaataaaattatatacatacattaaaataattgtattatgctaaaaaaattatgtaccaCTTATAtacatagaaaaataaaaaataaatatcaaataaaaattttaatatactatacaataaaatagaATTATACTGtcaacaaaatctatataccaacaacccacaactcataagaaattaaaaatatcgacataacttttaaataaaaaagattttaacaaaaataatatagatGTACCATAATCTTTAAGTATTTACttctaatactaaaaataaatatgaaaaaaaaaatattaattttattatggggcaaaaaataatataaattataataaataatctaaaaagaacATTTTACTAcaaatttttaatgaaaaaatttactACCTGTTGCCTCAGATTTTTCCTAAAATACGTCGCAGCGGCTGCGTACGACACGTGGATCCCAAAGAATATCCACTCGCAAAAAATTGGTTATGTCATAAGCAGAGAAGTGCATCTCATGGAGTGAGCCTCCCGAAGGAGAGCATAAGACACGCCTTTACTCTCCGGGAGGCTAGAATTGTAACAAGGCATCTCTGGGAGGGAAAGAGATTGTTCGAACAGTCACTTCgtatttaatgctgcatggggaGAAACGTATCAGAACCTCCATAAGAGGATTTGACAGATGGCATAAGTCCTTTTTACGGCGATTACACGACAATTAACgagtctagtgacggctacatTATGAAGACTCACATCAATCAAAGGAGGATAAAAGATAATATTCACCTAATCTCCAGGAGACCTACGACATAGGTcatgtatttcctattttgtatcTGCTAGGAAATTGTGCCCTTAAGGGACAAACATAGAAAGAAAAGTGATCCCTTTTTAGGGATTCTCccgaaaaacactataaataccccatagATAGAATGAAAAAGGGGTCGATCGATTAATTAAGGAATCGAAGGGagtaaagaagagagagagagagattcacCAAGAGCATTATCAtaaaaatactctcataaataacaaagacttgTGGAATAAGGCTCATTAATGGGCGAACCATGTAAAAATCACTTTCATTAAAGCTTCTACAACTCTTCTCCTTCTATTATTTAATTGGTTGCTAAAAATCTCGTCCAACAATTtttgtgctttcattgagagctgagggaAGCGTCATCAAAAAGACGACAGTCAAAGGAAAAGTCAGATTAACAATGGTAGAAACTCGTAACAATACACGTCAGCCCTGTCCTCCTCAGGATGCTCAAAACCCATAAGGCGAAGAAGTGGCCTCAAGAGTAAATGTGGGATCTGAGGAGCGAGATGAGGCAAACGATGAGGAATACAAGGAAAACTTCGAATGGTACGACACCTATGACGAAGGCAGCTATACAGAACTACTGGTCTTGAGACAAAAGGTGGCTGATCATGAAGCCGAAATTACAGCTCAAAAGGAACAGAATAAAAGAATGCACGAGGTGGTGGTTTCCATGCAAAAAGCCAAGGAAGCTGCAGAAATACACATACATCCCAAGGCCATCCCAGCAGGACCCGAGGAAATACCGAAGGAAtcctctgttgggttttatgccctaaataaaactcatttcaatataatcagatttacttattaatatagatcagaaataacatttaatgttgcatggctcacatgatttatttcatgattatatgtacataatgtatgaattcatttgaaactcttttcacatacttgatcctgtttattgtgttgtcaacactttggaaagtaaacatgactatgtgaataaagtttcctagatttatcagacacagggttttactgatatgataatctacaacagagtttacttgcatttggagaaatgctatgttctttccaaaacattggttaaagtaaagctcaggttggatgcatggagtatgcatcggaagggaccgatattgaactttgacttagatttattaaacttaccgtaatatctattcaagtcaatattgcctagttgatcctagatcaaatgatcttaatcctgttatgattaggctcaatctcgagaggctattcgtgttctttgatttgttagttaagcctacttttgggtcagggtgatacgtacattttgggaacacggtattgcaattgagtgggagcgctaacataaacatggaatctatagcttctatttggcgaatagtaagtaaaggatgatctccttcgagcttgaccaaacgaaaataaatggtggagtactcatttcacataagctgaaatatcatttatacggggttaagtgttttaaggattaaatacattgtagggttttacttatgatattttcattattttaatgccaaataattcaaacctaaccctagtggaatgctataaatagagagtgaaggcttcaggaaatttacaattaactttcacacttttcattcagaaaaacctgagcctctctctctctaccttggccgaccactccttctctcccttcttccttaagatttcgaaacacgtagtgattagagtagtgcccacacacagaaagtgatacctcaatcatagtgaggaagatcgtgaagaaagactttcagcaagaaggagtttcagcactaaagaatcagagaaagagatccaggttcagatcttggtaatactctgcgacagaaaggatacaagggttagagatctgaacggaaggagtcatattattctgctgcacccaatgtaaggtttactaaactttatatgtgtttatttcatcgttttagaaagttcatatttagggtgttaatcaacatacttgtgagtagatctaagatcctggtaaaataatatccaacatccTGACCAAGTACTTTGAAACCCGAGGCCAGGAAAACAAGCCCTATACGGTACCCTTCCGAAGAAAACCCTAGAAAAAATCCAACTTCAATCcctgggaaaaagaaaaaggtgtaAGATCCGTGAAAAGTTTGCTtagatttcccgaaagggaaaggtccgtagAGGGGAAAGCTCCCACGAgcgagtcttggccctcaggaccAGGAGGACCGAAAGAGCGTATCCGTGCACCAAGAACCCAGGGAGAGAGGAGGGAAAAACTGAAGGTACCCTTCAGCTAACCTGAGACAAAAAATCAACGAAAAGCATGGTGACTTACGAGACCATATAGACAAAAAGAAACACGCGCTGCCGGCTTCCATAGGCACGCTAATTGAAGGATTCCTGGCTGAGTTAGCAATACTGCGGAAAGACATTGCTAGGGTCGCTCGGAGACAAAAAAAAGGGACGACTCGGATTCTAATTGCAAGGATCGGGAACCATGCGCCCGACACATACTGGATGCAaagctccccaagaactttaagatgcccgagaTGGCAGCATACACCAGAGATTCGGACCCCAGTGACCATTTGTCCCATTTCAATCGAGTGATGActgtcatgagggtcagcaatgatgcAAAGTGTTTATGCTTTCTACTAACGCTAAGCAGTTCCGCTGAATAATGGTTCAAGAAGTTGGAACCCGGATCAGTAGACTGCTGGAACAAACTACAAGTCAGCTTACAGAGACAGTTTGTTGCAACGAGAAAGATTAACCTTGAAGTCAGCGCCCTGAATAATATAAAGCAATTACCTGCGGAAActttaaaactttataaaaaagATTCAAAGAAGAGGCTTCAAAGATCAAGAAGGTTGACGACAGACAACAACTTGCCCTCCTCTAAGCTGGGATCCGTACGAGGACTCCTTTCTAGAATGAATTACAATAGGAGGGAGCATCCAATGTCCAATATTTCCAAAAAAGGGTCCAAAAGTACATCAACTTGGAAGAAGCCCATATAGTGGCCTACGGAGGATATTACCCGATCGGAGTGTCAAGATATGCACCCGCAGCTCAACTCCCAGGAGCCATGCCTCCGACCACTCCTCAAATAatcggcatacaattctctgctaccccagGATATAATCAGAGCCTTGCCTTGGCTCATGCATCATCACACTTTGGGACTCCCAATGGGCAACCCCTCGGGGGTGAATGTTCAAGCTCTGTCTCAATCCGTGCCTGCCACCAGCCTGACGGGACCTCCTCAGAGCTCTCAGACCAAGAGGTCCTCAAAGGGCTGCAACCAGACTGAGGATAAACGATAACGGAGGGAATACAACCCTcagtatactcaatacacggagcttACAAATATGCAGGAGCAAGTATACTTttccactaggcaaaatacacattATCGGAAACCTCCTCCCCTGTATAAGGATAGTTCTCGGAGGGATCCCAGCAAAAGGTGTGAGTATCAGAACGACATTggcatagcaccaatgaatgcaagaatctGAAAGAGGAAATTGAGAACCTAATTCGACTAGGTCATTTGTATGAATGGATCAAGAACTGATTACCCCATCTTAACCCGGCTCCAGTAGGAGGCCTTTTGACATAAGGAGCACCAGGGGGTATACCCAGGGAACCAGCGCTCGGTGTACCCCCTAGAGGAGCACTCCCTCAGCAAATCCCTAGATTGCCAACAAGACCGAATGGGAGAGTGGCCATGATCTCCGGTGGGCCCCATATCAGGGGAACCACCAGAAATGAGCTAAAGCGTTATGCTGGGGCCATAAAACACGATGAAGTACGGGAactcactcaactcccagcacAAAGGCCCCGGCTCATGGACCAGCCCATTACCTTCACAGAAGACGACGCAAAACTGGTGCGTTTCCCTCACCATGATCCTCTGGTCATCGAAACTCCCATCGCCAATAAAATCGTGGCAAGAATATTAGTAGATAATGGGAGTTCTGTGAAGTTATtgttcaaagaagccttcacggcCATAGGCCTCACAAACAAGGATCTATCACCCATCGGCCCCTAACTTACAAGATTTAATGGgacaacacttatcccaatggggaaAGTGAGATTCCCTGTCACCCTGTGCCTGGATACCCCACAGAGCACTTTCAAATACTGCATCTTCGTTGTAGTGGATTGTCCAACAGCGTACAACGACATCCTTGGCCGGCCTGGCTTGGTCGATTTCGGAGCAATCTCCTCCATTCGGCACTTATGCCTCAAATTCCCTACTCAGGAAGCCGGAGTGGGGACAGTGAGGGGAAACCAGGGAGAGACAAGGCAATGCTACAACATCGCAACACACTTGTCAGTACTAGTAGTGCGTGGGGACAATGAACCAAGATTGatggaagaagatgagttggatccccgcgTGGGGACAGAAACAACTGTGGAACCTATGGAGGACAATGAGGAAGTAaaagtgtgcgacctcgacttcAGCAAGGTCCTCCGTTTAGGAAAAAACCTAGAGCCGGAGGAAAGAAGCAAAATTATCAAAGCACTAAAGGAAGCCATATATGTTTCCGCGTGGTGCCAAGGGGATATGACTAGCATAAGCCCCCACGTGATTACCCATGTCTTAAATGTTAACCCAAACATGACGCCGGTACAGCAAAAGTGACGTCCTCTTGATCCGGTAAAAGCGAatgccttagagaaagaggtagATAAGCTGCTAACCAACGGCCTGATCCGGGATGTGTACTACCCGGAATGGCTGGCTAATCCGGTACTAGTACCCAAGCTGAATGTGACATGGCaggtttgtatagacttcatcGATCTCAACAAGGCTTGCCCAAAAGAATTCTTccctttacctcgaattgaccaaatggtggacgccacctcaAGATTTAAGCTGatgtccttcatggacgcctactcTAGATACAACAAGATCAAGATGCATGTCGCAGATCAAGAATgtactagcttcaggaccgacaaAGGGGTATACTCTTACTTGGTTATGCTTCGGATTAAAAAGCACTTGTGCAACTTATCAAAGAATGGTGAGctggatgtttaaaggcctcctagGAAGAAATATGGAGGTGCACGTGGACAACATGCTAGGCAAATCCAAGACATGCATGGACCACGCAGACGACCTCACagaatgcttcgaagtggtTTGGAGGTATAGGATGAAGCTTAATCCGAAGAAGTGTACTTTTGGCATTAAATCGAGAAAATTTCTCGGATTTATTGTCAATCAACGGGGAATAGAGGCAAACCCCAAAAAAATTCAAGCTTTACTAAACATTCCTTCCCCCAAGAAACACAAGGATATGCAAAGCTTGACTGGAAAGGTTGTTGCCTTGAGTCGATTCATTTTCCGGTCAACTGACAAGTGCATCTCGTTCTTCAATATTTTGAAGAAACGCCAAaaatttgaatggactgaagaatgggaggaggcattcaaaaaactaaaaaagtACATGGTGAAACCACCAGTACTATCAAAACCAGTTCACGGAGAGGACTTGTTACTATACTTAGCCGTTTCCGAGAAAGCTGTCAGTGCGGCCCTAGTCTGGGAAGAGGACAAGGTCCAGCACCCGGTGTACTATGTTATCAAGCGTATGATAGGAGCCGAGACACGGTATCCCTTAATCGAGAAACTAGTTTTTTGACTCCTTATGGCTTCGAGGAAATTAAGACCCTACTTCCAGGCCCATCCCATTAAGGTACTTACAAACCATCCGCTTCAGCAAGTCTTGCAGAAGCCGGAAGCCTTAGGAAAACTCCTTAAATGGGCCATGGAATTGAGCCAGTTTGACATACACTATGTTCCACATATTTCCATAAAGGGGCAAGCCCTGGCAGACTTCATAACGGAATGCAATGAGGTAGAGGCCAGTTCAAATATACCAGCCCCGCAGACACTGGCATGGAAGGTGTTCGTTGATGGAGCATCAAATGAAAGTGGATCCGGTGTTGGGATAGCGATGATATCGCCAGATGGACTTCAGCTCCAGGCCGTCCTGCACTTTGCATTCCTAGCTTCTAACAACAAAGCCAAGTACGAAGCCCTAATTGCAGGACTAAGGTTGGTAAAGGTTGTAGGGGCTACAAGGGTAGAAGTCTTCAGTATTTCGCAATTAGTGGTCAATCAAGTGTCAAGAGAATACCAGACGAGTGGAGAAAAAATGGCCGCTTACGTAGCAATTGTCAGAGAACTGCTCCAAGAGTTCAAAAAATACAAAGTGGAAAGAATCCCacgggaaaagaacgctcacgcagaTTGTTTAGCCAAattagcctcggatagcgaaatAGAGAAACTCAATGTGGTACCCGTTGAAGGTAGCTACAAATGAGCCAAGACCGGGCTGGATGGATTCCATCATCAAATACATAATGAAAGGAGAGTTGCCTCAAGAAAGGGCTGTATCCAGGAGGTTACAGTAACAGGCGCATCgatatgtaatgatggataatATCCTTTACAGGAGAGGACTCAACATGCCGTACTTAAGGTGTGTGTCGGATCTTGAA
Encoded here:
- the LOC133036259 gene encoding uncharacterized protein LOC133036259 — encoded protein: MGKVRFPVTLCLDTPQSTFKYCIFVVVDCPTAYNDILGRPGLVDFGAISSIRHLCLKFPTQEAGVGTVRGNQGETRQCYNIATHLSVLVVRGDNEPRLMEEDELDPRVGTETTVEPMEDNEEVKVCDLDFSKVLRLGKNLEPEERSKIIKALKEAIYVSAWCQGDMTSISPHVITHVLNVNPNMTPVCIDFIDLNKACPKEFFPLPRIDQMVDATSRFKLMSFMDAYSRYNKIKMHVADQECTSFRTDKGVYSYLVMLRIKKHLCNLSKNGELDV